Proteins from a genomic interval of Clostridium scatologenes:
- a CDS encoding flagellar assembly protein A has protein sequence MKKVYEESSLEKCIKKACEEFSVNTEQLKFKVLDEKKYLFRKRVTVEIEFPDDIKVEGSKQDEENEEAENNNENLIIDENDGIVKIVDGKIVVKNPKENGSPASIAVSDSIKVLIDGEQVRGKKEVFEESKIEIFFEETKAQRQLKISLSDDAMEAYATIIYKPENIYKLKDISETTMAVLKAEVIKRNSPPRYNIEELKQELSNNNVVYGIIEENLKSCVENPCKNFVVARGQQVENGKNDFVEIKFNTDEDLKKLKEDKVGNIDFKSIGSVAAVEKGDLIGEIHSGDEGKDGCDVNGRIKKHKPGKKLKIKIGEGCTSSENLIFAAIAGKPCIKNNAFYVYPIHEVRSDVDLKTGNIKFMGDIIIYGSVKEGMKVECGNSLAIEKDVERANIRSNGDINVKGNVIAAEIFAGGEDVSKLKTIKDLESFKETLNNLISAVEEIKKFNLLGPDKKDGEIIKILIENKFKTFSRLCINVIADLNSQLNNYEEENLVKLIKTKLIGIAPISIEHHSILYKIVEAVEEKLIGFQNDLSIPVNIKLSYCQDSNVQSSGDVVISGKGEYISNIIANGSIYFMQERSVARGGKLNAKNEIKCRIVGSTAGVSTKLKVEKDGHIWIDEAYQNTVLLVGNREYVLDMPSRGLHAYLDSSGDIIVDKLKL, from the coding sequence ATGAAAAAAGTATATGAGGAATCTTCTTTAGAGAAGTGCATAAAAAAGGCTTGTGAAGAATTTTCTGTGAATACAGAACAATTAAAGTTTAAAGTTTTAGATGAAAAAAAGTATTTATTTAGAAAAAGGGTGACTGTAGAGATAGAATTTCCTGATGATATAAAAGTTGAAGGTAGTAAGCAAGATGAGGAAAATGAAGAAGCTGAAAATAATAATGAAAATTTAATTATAGATGAAAACGATGGTATTGTAAAAATAGTAGATGGTAAGATAGTAGTTAAAAATCCTAAAGAAAATGGATCACCTGCTTCTATAGCAGTAAGCGATAGTATAAAAGTGTTGATAGATGGTGAACAAGTTAGAGGGAAAAAAGAAGTTTTTGAGGAAAGCAAAATAGAAATTTTTTTTGAAGAAACTAAAGCTCAAAGACAATTAAAAATTAGTTTATCTGATGATGCAATGGAAGCCTATGCAACAATTATATATAAGCCAGAAAATATTTATAAATTAAAAGACATATCAGAAACTACGATGGCAGTTTTAAAAGCAGAAGTTATTAAGAGAAATTCTCCTCCTAGATATAACATTGAAGAACTTAAGCAAGAGTTATCCAATAATAATGTAGTATATGGTATAATAGAAGAAAATTTAAAATCCTGCGTAGAAAATCCTTGTAAAAATTTTGTAGTTGCTAGAGGTCAACAAGTAGAGAATGGAAAAAACGATTTTGTAGAAATAAAATTTAACACTGACGAAGATTTAAAAAAATTAAAGGAAGACAAAGTTGGGAACATAGATTTTAAAAGTATAGGTTCTGTAGCAGCAGTAGAAAAAGGAGATTTAATAGGAGAAATACATTCTGGAGATGAAGGTAAAGATGGTTGTGATGTCAATGGAAGAATTAAAAAACATAAACCAGGGAAAAAATTAAAGATAAAGATAGGAGAAGGATGTACAAGTAGTGAAAATTTGATATTTGCAGCTATAGCAGGTAAGCCGTGTATAAAAAATAATGCTTTTTATGTTTATCCAATTCATGAAGTTAGAAGTGATGTAGATTTAAAGACTGGAAACATAAAGTTTATGGGAGACATAATTATATATGGTAGTGTAAAAGAGGGTATGAAGGTAGAGTGTGGAAATTCATTAGCTATAGAAAAGGATGTTGAAAGAGCTAATATAAGATCAAATGGAGACATAAATGTTAAAGGTAATGTAATTGCTGCTGAAATATTTGCTGGAGGAGAAGATGTAAGTAAACTTAAAACTATAAAGGATTTAGAGAGTTTTAAAGAAACATTAAATAATTTAATATCAGCAGTGGAGGAAATAAAAAAGTTTAATCTTCTAGGACCAGATAAGAAGGATGGAGAAATAATAAAAATTCTTATAGAAAATAAGTTTAAAACATTTTCAAGATTGTGCATAAATGTTATTGCAGATTTAAATAGCCAATTGAATAATTATGAAGAAGAAAATTTAGTAAAGCTTATAAAAACAAAGTTAATAGGAATAGCTCCTATTAGTATAGAACATCATTCAATATTATACAAGATAGTAGAAGCTGTAGAAGAAAAGCTAATAGGTTTCCAAAATGATTTATCCATACCTGTGAATATAAAGCTATCTTACTGTCAGGATTCAAACGTGCAAAGTTCAGGTGATGTTGTTATATCTGGAAAAGGCGAGTATATATCTAATATTATAGCAAATGGAAGTATATATTTTATGCAGGAGAGAAGTGTGGCCAGAGGCGGGAAATTAAATGCTAAAAATGAAATTAAATGTAGAATAGTTGGAAGTACAGCAGGTGTGTCCACAAAATTAAAAGTTGAAAAAGATGGACACATATGGATTGA
- a CDS encoding aminotransferase class IV encodes MSECFSKYFICNSEVKESEEFDENILHKGKSLYEVIRIVDGKPLFLDKHLARMNNSSRVSKLNLWLSKDQVKEKILQLIKINKVSIGNIKFLFNFQQENTNIFMCYFVKHHYPNLQDYENGVHTILYHGERENPNAKIINADFRTMVDKEIVSSNAFEAILVDRNGHITEGSKSNIFMIKGKNVLTAPLKDVLPGVTRNVIMDLCKKNGMDVKEEKVSCDSLENLDALFISGTSPKVLPIRSIDKINFKSAENEVVLKIMKAYDKALKDDISNFI; translated from the coding sequence ATGAGTGAATGCTTTAGCAAATATTTTATATGTAATTCAGAAGTTAAAGAATCTGAAGAATTTGATGAGAATATATTGCATAAAGGCAAATCCTTATATGAAGTTATAAGAATAGTAGATGGAAAACCTTTATTTTTAGATAAGCACTTGGCAAGAATGAATAATTCATCTAGAGTGTCTAAATTAAATTTATGGCTTAGCAAAGACCAAGTAAAAGAAAAAATACTTCAACTAATAAAAATAAATAAAGTTAGTATAGGTAATATAAAATTTCTATTCAATTTTCAACAAGAAAACACAAATATTTTTATGTGTTATTTTGTTAAGCATCATTATCCTAATTTACAAGATTATGAAAATGGAGTGCATACAATACTTTATCATGGTGAAAGAGAAAATCCTAATGCAAAAATTATAAATGCAGATTTTAGAACTATGGTGGATAAGGAAATAGTAAGCAGTAATGCTTTTGAAGCAATACTAGTGGATAGAAATGGACATATAACAGAGGGAAGTAAATCTAATATATTTATGATTAAGGGAAAAAATGTCTTAACAGCACCTCTTAAAGATGTTTTACCAGGAGTTACTAGAAACGTTATAATGGACTTATGTAAAAAAAATGGTATGGACGTGAAAGAAGAGAAGGTTAGCTGTGATAGTTTGGAGAACTTAGATGCACTATTTATATCAGGAACTTCCCCTAAGGTTCTACCTATAAGATCTATAGACAAAATTAATTTTAAATCTGCAGAAAATGAAGTGGTTTTAAAGATAATGAAAGCTTATGATAAAGCTTTAAAAGACGATATTTCAAATTTTATATAG